The sequence ttatgattttcaatcaacttttttttttgctagtcaattgctttattttacaagaattaaaaaatacatggcatgtttcgacttgacttttccaacatttcaaaaaaaaaaatattaataattgtaaaagttatcgctgtttgtgtggagtccgtttctccagaagtcccttgcggtaatCATCCCaaatccttggagattcatctaaaatcaatcggacaagagaatttagttttattaatagataatcttgtgccttatcgaagctttttttttcaaaattaacaatatggcggcctcaagaaatatttttctaaaaaaaaaacgaaatttttgaaaaaaaaatccttcgatcagggacgagttttctatgtttttcaaaaacagtatacattttattgaaatctacgaagcggtttttaagttacagtgatcacatgttcaaaaaacatagttttgagaaaaacgcatttaaagttttgctacttgctctcgaacgctccggagcgcccgagcgccctttgttaattattgaataactcgaaaagtatttgtcagattcactaacctaaccccttaaaaaggTAACCGAGTGCATCGCGAATGGTCTAATgttgtctgaaaaaaaaaaaacatttaaatatcgtaacatttcaaaaaaatctatCGGTACTTCCATGCATAATCTTATGGTGAATAAACGGTCTCAAGTCAATGGATCAGAATTTGTGCGAGTTAGAAGTCCGACCGACTTAGAGAAAAACGCGTTGAAAGTTCTCTGTATCTAAACATTTTACCGTCTTGATTCTCTCACTGCATAATTTTCAAGGTATTAGGAAGAAAACGACCGAACGTCACTTGTTGAGGCAGAGGCTGAATATATCCAAGAACACGAAAAAGaggcaacaatttgcaaaaaaaaattgtttattaataaGACAAAACATCggtaaatgaatttaaattacactcatatttaataaaaaaaattcgttcaatTTGTAGAAGcttcacataaatacatatacatatgtacatgcacggTAATACTCTGcaacacaattttattttgttgtttggaTATCACTTCGAAGCGATTAGGTTTTCGGTGTAAGTATTTAAATCAGAATCGAAAATATACAAATGCATGGAAAAATAGTAGCGATACTGTTCCTATTTACCCAGCTGATGGTAAtaccttaatttttttagactTCGATGAACACCAGTTGAAGTTTTAGCCATCATGGTCGGCTCACTTCGATTTATCgcaatgcatgtaaatttacaGTATTCTGTTAACTTTTGCTGTTAAATGCTAATATTGCTATATGAACACTTACAGGCAAATCCtactaaatgaaataattacgcAAAATATTACCTTCAATTTTCGACAAATCTCAAATTTCAGCGACATTTTCTCTTAATTGTGATTTGGCATACCAATAATCGTCTACTCACCCGGAGGAATGACTAATTaattacagtaggttctgtttttatgcggtagatacgttccgcaagaaacagcataaaaaaatagcataaaaaaagctactagttctatagtaaaactatagatacgtttcaaatgctaaaaccgcataaatctgaaataatgtaataaaatcgcataaaaagggcactagtcccatattattactatagatacgttccatagaccgcatgaatctgaaataattaaataaaatcgcataaacaaaatattgtatctttgaaaattatatctttatatatcttccatacttgtagggttagcatttctgatgtaatctgtgatgagtttttgcttagctggtttagaatcttgtttatatgtacaattcccgataggtagacatgcattttgtaatttaaaaaaaaaccgcactatttcaaaaccgcataaaaaaaagccgcataaaaacagaacctactgtacttacAATGGGCAATGATAGAGCAGCAAGGTAGGTATTTTAGATTCACATTTTCTAAGTTTAAAagtataattacaaaaataaaaaaaaaataaaaacaagtaaagaaatatttgaTCACAGCTCCATCGAAGCAGAACAAGCACTTTATGGCCGAACGTCGCAGATTGATTTCTACTACTAGCGCATATTTtagacaaaaaatgttttttttaactcttttacAGTGGCTTAACCCCATAATACAAGTaagcttaaaaataatacaaacacAAAATGTATAACtcacattatttattttctctacaCGTTCCAGTTCGCTATTATCTGCTATTAACTCACTGCGGCAGAGGTTGTCTAAAAATATCTCACTACGGTGCAGTGACAGATCCGATTTACTTAAGTTCCGATCACGTTTTGGCGGTGAATGTTGTTCCTGCACGCGCACATTATTCAATGATTGGCAATGTGAGAGGGTTGTTGAAGTGCCCGATGTACGGGCATGTGGTTGCGGGGGCGACATGTATGACGTTTCACTCCCAGATTGCTCTTGCAGCGTTGGCAGTTGTAATGTATATTGGGGTGTATTAAAACTGCGCATCGAATCATGCAGTAGCTTTCCCAATGCAATCGGAGTGTCTTGTGTAAAGTGTGCTTTAGGCTTTTTGTTAGTCTTATTCACTTTGGCATACAACGCGTCTACATCCTGTTTGGCTGCCAAAACCTCCTTGGCACTGGTTGTGTTATCATATTGCGGCGTGCCTGTAATGTGCATACTATCCTCTtcaatttcagaataaatagGTTCGTGTTGGTAGACGTTGCGTTGCTGTGTGCGCTGCCGTGCAAAATCCATGTTAGCAGGCATTTCCAGCCGTCGAATCTGCCCATCTGTACAATCAATACCGGCAGCACATTGTTCGCGGCGCTCAATTTCctatcaaaatataaatataaatagaaataaaaaaataaaaaaatgtagcataaatataaattaaatttacaacataagtaattattttaaattttgcactcTAGCacctaatttgaaaaatatgctaACGTATTTTCGAATATGACTTCCATCTTCAACTTATAACATCCCtggtgaaatttttggcgaatgTGCGTTGAAAACAAAATCCGTAAATTTCCATATTTGCTTTGCACCCATTTTAGGCCTgataaacagctgattttgtatTCAATGGGACACAAGAACCAAATAAAGGagtcgaaaaaatttaaagcatcaAACAAAATCAGTTCTAGCGCTTCCGAGCCAAAATTAATGCTCTAAATTCGGATGTTACTGGTGAAATGTTTAAAACTCTGATTACCTGCATCCACACAAATAATCTACTGAGTTCAGTGAAATCGTTAGGAAGCCACGTCGAACAATTAAAGGCATACACAAGGAGTAGGTGGCAGCGCACAAAGAAAATGAGACGCACATGGGAGCGGGTAATCGGAGCTGGAGACAGAAAAGAATATACCTTATTGTCGTACAATATTCTTGCGCAAGACTTGTTAGTGGAACATTTGCATCTGTACATCGACATAGAGCCACCGATGTTGCGTTGGGATCATCGGCTGTTACGTTTGACGGAGGAGATTCAGTACATCAAACCCGACATACTCTGCCTACAAGAGATGCAATTCAACCATATAAAAGGCTTCATCAGACGTATAAGCTTCAAAAGAGAGTTGGAATATGTGTTCAAAAAGAAGACTGGATGTCGGACAGATGGCTGTGCAATTATTTACGATAAAAGTAAATTTCGACTCTTGGCAGAACACCCAGTAGAGTATTATACCCGTGGTCATGCAGTGTTAAACCGCGATAACATCGCTTTACTGGCCAAATTTGCGGataaaaaacaaccaaaaaagaaatttgttataGCCACAACACATTTATTGTACAACCCAAAAAGGCAAGACGTCCGCATTGCACAAGTACAAAGCCTGCTCGAGGCCATTCATGAATTTTCTGTGGAAACAGAAGGGGGCAAAAATAAGCCTCTACCGGTGATATTGACTGGCGACTTCAATTTTGAATCCAAAACAAGACCATATCAAGTGTTATCCGAACCATTCAAATCTGACTCAGTCTCGGAAAAGCCTGTGAGCGATAGTGcgaaaaattgcagtaaacaaGAAGCTAATAGGGAGTATTATTTACGAGCGGCTGGCGGGGAAGAATCTGTGAACAATCTGCAAATGGCGCCAATCGATTTTGGTAATCAATCCGCTTCAACGTTTCAACAAAATTGGATTACGGTTGACTACGTTCTACATTCAGTCGATCAGTATCGCAACAAAATTCAAGTACAATCGGTATACGCGCTACCAAAAATTAATGACTGCATACAGCATGGACAAATTCCTAATAAGTTTTTAGGCTCGGATCACTACTCGCTTGCAATAAAATTCTCAGTGCTTTAGTATTTAATTTTAGCTTGCGTGAAAATACATAAACGActtatataaaatgtttacctGTAAGAAACGACCATTAAATGCAAAACTGTTGGCCTTCAAAGTATACACATAAACTATCTATAGATGTTCAACTATGGTATGTACGTAATCCCACACTCACCTGAAAAGTTCTAACTGCATGCTCGTCACTAGCCTCCAACTTTGCGCGTATATTTCCAAGTATATAACCTAGCTTGGAAAGAGTCACATCTTGATCCAAGTCCCCATGGTACGAGCGATACGTTTTCGTTTTCATAGGCGTACTGAGGGTATCATGCTCACACGAAATGCAATTTCCATCCGTACAGCCACCGAGTGGAAAATTTAGTTTACGTTGCGTGTGAGCGCGTGGCGCTTTTTTGGGCGGTGGATGGACAGTGCGTGAAAAGTCGAAATTTTGGGTCGCCGTGTCATTAGTATTTTGCGAACAAGTGGGTGTGGTAGTCTGCGTCGATGTTTGTACTGCAGAGTGATAGCTACCAGGTGGAGATTGGGGTGTCATGCTTGCTTCATATGGCTGCAGTTCGTCCTGAGACGTTTGAATGCCAATGCTGTGGGATGAATAATTTCTACCGCGTTGTAAATTATCGCGCTTGGGTGTAACTAaacgaagaatttttttcttcgaaCTGCGCAAGAATCCGCGCGAAGATTTCAAATTACTTTTCAAAGCACGATTCCCACTTTTCGATTGCTTATTACACCACGGAGAAAGATTACGCCATTGCTCactccaaataaatttttgtgaatccCCTGGTTTCTTTGGCGTTGAGATGGGTGTTGACTTAATGGGTGTGTTTTTAGTTGATATATTTGCAGCCAAATTGGAACATACACCATCGACTGTGTCGAGATTTACTTTAGGTGGCATTTGCCAACCAATAGCTTGTTGGGGCTCAGCTTGTACCGCTTGCGATCTGAATTGCCGACGCTTGGTAGTGGTGTCACAATTGAGCATATCTGTTATTTTCGGTTCTCTCCAACCGAAACTGATTTCTTTAACCGGCTTTTCAGCTATACGTCGTATATTCTTCTCATAATTGCAATATTTCTTGTTCGAATCCAAAGCGGAGCGTTCGATATCACTAAGCGAGGGGTAGGAATGTAATACCAACTGGCGCTGCAACTTTTCTCCCATTAAGCCTGAATGAAGACACAACGCAAATTCTAAAGATTAGCCAAAGAAACTATAGCAATGCAATACTTCATTTCAACTGCAACTTTTAGTATAAAGAGCAAATGCAGCTACAGTTAGTGTACAAAAAATACTACACATATAAGCTAAGTAAGCATTGTTTGAAGCttaagataaaataatatttcaacaaataaaactgcagaaaatattttaaataaaagcaaacaacttTATTACCTACAGTTTGCGCTGCATTCCACACAAACccgaaaatataaacaaaaatttagctaCAAATCTAAGACCATAAACCATAAACCATTTTTACTCTTTTGCACTACCTACTTTTTAACGTTTACGAGTTCAATAAAACTTACTCGTCGGACAAGATTTGCGATGTTCGCGTTTCCTCTCAGTGGCATAAAGCACTTTCTCTACATCCATCTGCACGGCTTTATCTACTTTTTTCACACTTTTGTCCGTTTTACCCTCGCTGTCTTTCACCATTGCACCTCTTCGAATCAAGAACTCATCGAGTATACGCTCTGCTTCACGCAACGATGTTGAAGTAGATGTGATGGATGATGCGCTGGATTTTTCCTCAAGGCACAAATATGTGCGCGGTGGTTTGGGTGGTGCTTGTAGTGACCGTCTGGGCTTAGAATGCACCGACGAAAGACTTAAACGCTTTTGCAACAAACGTCCGCCGGCTTTGTGCCTACGTCGTCCCGTATCAGTGTGTTTTGAACTACTGGTCAGTGGTGTGGAGTATGCGAAAGCATCGGAAAGTGAATCCAATTCACTGATTTTATCTAGAACTGGTCTAGGAAAtgtttctcttttattttgagCTTGCTTGTCAGCTAAAATATAACTTTCTAGAGGTGGTGCGGTAGGCTCATGCATATACGTAGTCGGATGTGGTTGCCGAGTCTTTTGTGGCGATGATTTGGATTCTTGTCGCGCATTTAAATGCTGACCTTGTCGATTAGCTTGAAGTTTGTGTTTATTTACGCGCACCTCAGATATCACACAGTTGTTGTGCAACTCTTGAATGATATGTATCAAAGGAGCATCTGGTGCACTTGTCTCTAAACGACTTATAGCAGTTAGCTCATTTTCGTTAGAAGTAGCTTCTGCAGATGCGTtatgtttaattttatcatGCTTCGGTTTTTGTGGTGAGACTTGTTGCACATGTTCTGCTGGAACTTTGAAGTAAGTAGGTACGCTATCGCGTCGAACATCCTCGTGGTCAACTGGCTTTACATGGGATTGCGGTATCACTGTAGTATTCTTTGGAAAGAAAAGATACATATTTGCATTAcaagtaataattaaaaaatatagccAACGTACCTCAAGACACTCAGAGCGCCTGTGGCGCCTCAAATGACGAGCGTGCCCGCCACGTGTGCTCGCTCCTGCAGCATCACACACGCCGCCACCCTCACCGCTGTCACttgtaaaacaataacaaaaaccatcACGACAGGGCTTGCACTTGCGTTCCTGTTCTTTGTTGGAACGATTCTGGTTGATTAAATCCTCATCGGCTGGGTCAGGTAACGCTTTCTTTTCACTCTTTTCTCCTACAAATGCACTTACCAGTTCCTCTACTTGCGCTACTTCGCGACTTTGTGTCGACAGGCGTCGTATACGGCGTGCACGGAACTCATTTATGCACTCTTGTAGACTGAAGGATGAACAAGAGTTTGCTTCATCTTCTTCCTCTAAGCCCTCAGAATTAGAATCAGCCTCGAAAGGGTAATcttaatatagaaaattaaaaaacataaaatgaatatagaaaatttaaattaaattaatatagaaaattaaaataaaaataatatagaaaattaaaataaaattaatatacatacacatatacatttatGGGCGCACTAATTAGCTTACACAGCTTGTTTAAGCTTACCGTCTAAATTCAATAGCACCCCGTCGCCAGAATCGTCAAGCACATTTAAAATTTCACCTCCGTCATTGTTTTGCTGATGCTGCACATTTACATCCGCTGCCGGCGTTTTATtcgattttcttatttttggatTGGTCATAATGCAATTTTAAGTGCATTGGTAGCCGCTGCTAAATACGAACTGCATTAAACGAATTGCACTCTCCAACGATTGCACAAATTTGGTTTCTTCGTAATGCAACTATCTGAtcaattttttctcttcaattGCGGCTTATCTTTTCAGTGCACTATGAGAAATGATACTTTTCACTTTGCACTTGCACTAAACGAGTTTTACTTGTCTTTTCAAACAGATTTCAAATGCGGCCTAATTAACGTTAGTTGGCGTTatcactaaaattttatttttattacgctTTACGATTGCATTCGTTAGGCCAACCTTACAACCT is a genomic window of Anastrepha ludens isolate Willacy chromosome 6, idAnaLude1.1, whole genome shotgun sequence containing:
- the LOC128868327 gene encoding protein angel, whose amino-acid sequence is MFKTLITCIHTNNLLSSVKSLGSHVEQLKAYTRSRWQRTKKMRRTWERVIGAGDRKEYTLLSYNILAQDLLVEHLHLYIDIEPPMLRWDHRLLRLTEEIQYIKPDILCLQEMQFNHIKGFIRRISFKRELEYVFKKKTGCRTDGCAIIYDKSKFRLLAEHPVEYYTRGHAVLNRDNIALLAKFADKKQPKKKFVIATTHLLYNPKRQDVRIAQVQSLLEAIHEFSVETEGGKNKPLPVILTGDFNFESKTRPYQVLSEPFKSDSVSEKPVSDSAKNCSKQEANREYYLRAAGGEESVNNLQMAPIDFGNQSASTFQQNWITVDYVLHSVDQYRNKIQVQSVYALPKINDCIQHGQIPNKFLGSDHYSLAIKFSVL
- the LOC128868324 gene encoding uncharacterized protein LOC128868324, which translates into the protein MTNPKIRKSNKTPAADVNVQHQQNNDGGEILNVLDDSGDGVLLNLDDYPFEADSNSEGLEEEDEANSCSSFSLQECINEFRARRIRRLSTQSREVAQVEELVSAFVGEKSEKKALPDPADEDLINQNRSNKEQERKCKPCRDGFCYCFTSDSGEGGGVCDAAGASTRGGHARHLRRHRRSECLENTTVIPQSHVKPVDHEDVRRDSVPTYFKVPAEHVQQVSPQKPKHDKIKHNASAEATSNENELTAISRLETSAPDAPLIHIIQELHNNCVISEVRVNKHKLQANRQGQHLNARQESKSSPQKTRQPHPTTYMHEPTAPPLESYILADKQAQNKRETFPRPVLDKISELDSLSDAFAYSTPLTSSSKHTDTGRRRHKAGGRLLQKRLSLSSVHSKPRRSLQAPPKPPRTYLCLEEKSSASSITSTSTSLREAERILDEFLIRRGAMVKDSEGKTDKSVKKVDKAVQMDVEKVLYATERKREHRKSCPTSLMGEKLQRQLVLHSYPSLSDIERSALDSNKKYCNYEKNIRRIAEKPVKEISFGWREPKITDMLNCDTTTKRRQFRSQAVQAEPQQAIGWQMPPKVNLDTVDGVCSNLAANISTKNTPIKSTPISTPKKPGDSQKFIWSEQWRNLSPWCNKQSKSGNRALKSNLKSSRGFLRSSKKKILRLVTPKRDNLQRGRNYSSHSIGIQTSQDELQPYEASMTPQSPPGSYHSAVQTSTQTTTPTCSQNTNDTATQNFDFSRTVHPPPKKAPRAHTQRKLNFPLGGCTDGNCISCEHDTLSTPMKTKTYRSYHGDLDQDVTLSKLGYILGNIRAKLEASDEHAVRTFQEIERREQCAAGIDCTDGQIRRLEMPANMDFARQRTQQRNVYQHEPIYSEIEEDSMHITGTPQYDNTTSAKEVLAAKQDVDALYAKVNKTNKKPKAHFTQDTPIALGKLLHDSMRSFNTPQYTLQLPTLQEQSGSETSYMSPPQPHARTSGTSTTLSHCQSLNNVRVQEQHSPPKRDRNLSKSDLSLHRSEIFLDNLCRSELIADNSELERVEKINNDDLNKSCSSLRTDSIGQINTYRHFSTSTPTPNDSISYDTPNDADFDHFSHGDISRLGLSLASESITSGAPNTPKKQNAPKFTTKSHLSTQRSSDLNLSTENAFTSPSSCHQPSSSCPVTPRKAQLEFPAQLPHTSSLKEMRQDVNEEQQCALTQQEQDSTQNDSLHGAAFANSCTETPATSSNLARFQSLKNVLRKSFKRSTNFVKNKTRRLSSSFSLPAAHIGLSKSIHAHNQTDPQLYASSSTYDLDALFALDEQTPVTQQLVHAVSICRQLPEVEISPEMVEAERLLLFSRLRRDVWPQRSEKLVSAVVAKATEQHTQRFYVDSMRLPIKVDVNQDFFFNYFYIVTFECGGVIKSTQSAECHNGQAIFSECGIEFVGGLAQEDAEIRCQIFMLRLRKVSTLSLEPKRPIVKLPTIRTPGSSTTSSSGDEIISRFRLHASFSLNARSFLPYEYVECESKNTNKLCLRASAKTCLLPLKPRTKSTNLGTEIQLNGRAEIRLPKHTHSGFLNVQDPHTLHNWNRRWCTLDGIHMRVWSDEHQMDDQLLLTLDMHSNAQSTPLQVAPRELCARARAFCLQCSLQKGGEEVDTAAVFFAADTQEELEVWLEQLNIVLKFVNKWLGAGRNDEC